The proteins below are encoded in one region of Leptotrichia sp. oral taxon 218:
- a CDS encoding M48 family metallopeptidase, whose amino-acid sequence MKLKKCSKILLTLTLLGVLSSCTTAPLTGRKQLSLVSDESIREKSVSSYNELISQASAKGLLANDTADGQRLRRIGNKMAAAVEQYLRDNNLSSKAKNLNWEFNLIKSNEVNAFAMPGGKIAFYTAILPVLKTDSGIAFVMGHEIGHVIGGHHSEGASNQALAGVAASVTGLFAGNLTTSLVSEGLSIGLLKFNRTQEYEADKYGMIFMAIAGYNPADAITAQERMESIGGGNIEILSTHPSGKNRVEAMRKFLPEAMKYYKK is encoded by the coding sequence ATGAAATTAAAGAAATGTTCCAAAATACTTTTGACCTTGACACTTTTAGGAGTTTTATCAAGCTGTACTACTGCACCGCTTACTGGAAGAAAACAACTTAGCCTTGTAAGTGACGAAAGCATAAGAGAAAAATCTGTGTCTTCCTACAATGAATTAATTAGTCAAGCAAGTGCAAAAGGGCTACTTGCAAATGATACGGCTGATGGACAAAGACTTAGAAGAATCGGAAATAAAATGGCTGCAGCGGTTGAGCAATATTTGAGAGACAATAATTTGTCGAGCAAAGCAAAAAACTTAAATTGGGAATTTAATTTGATAAAGAGTAACGAAGTGAATGCTTTTGCAATGCCAGGAGGGAAAATCGCTTTTTATACAGCAATTTTACCAGTATTAAAAACTGATTCTGGAATAGCATTTGTAATGGGGCATGAAATAGGACATGTCATTGGAGGACATCATTCTGAAGGTGCAAGTAATCAAGCATTAGCTGGAGTTGCGGCATCTGTTACAGGACTTTTTGCAGGAAATTTGACAACTTCGCTTGTATCAGAAGGTCTTAGTATAGGTCTATTAAAATTTAACAGAACACAGGAATATGAAGCTGACAAATACGGTATGATTTTTATGGCAATAGCAGGTTACAATCCAGCAGATGCAATTACAGCTCAAGAGAGAATGGAATCAATTGGTGGTGGAAATATCGAAATTTTATCAACACATCCATCTGGAAAAAACAGAGTTGAAGCAATGAGAAAATTTTTGCCTGAAGCAATGAAATATTATAAAAAATAA
- the dusA gene encoding tRNA dihydrouridine(20/20a) synthase DusA — MNKDKEKNIIKNKISVAPMVDRTDRHFRNFVRMINKDILLYTEMITAQAIINGDLDYILGFDKIENPIVLQIAATNPEDAYKAIKIAEKYDYDEINLNVGCPSDRVSGNMMGACLMAYPEKVAQILEAMNSATSKPISVKHRIGIDGTKILPDDLSKKVLDTYEDMKNFVEIIKKVGVKKFIIHARIAVLAGLDTKQNREIPPLRYDEVYKIKKEMPDLYVEINGGIKTVEEIDKHLEHVDSVMIGRKIYDDPMILTKFGKYYGKDIKITREEIIEKMIKYVEKMELEGTRPHLFLMHTHGLFFGQRGSKFWKRAINDPKADSFMLKNFLKELRNKIKI; from the coding sequence ATGAATAAAGATAAAGAAAAAAATATAATAAAAAATAAAATAAGTGTCGCTCCAATGGTTGATAGAACTGACAGACACTTTAGAAATTTTGTGAGAATGATAAATAAAGATATACTTTTATATACAGAAATGATTACAGCACAGGCAATTATAAATGGAGATTTAGACTACATCTTAGGTTTTGACAAAATTGAAAATCCCATCGTTTTGCAAATTGCGGCAACAAATCCAGAAGATGCTTACAAAGCTATTAAAATTGCAGAAAAGTATGACTATGATGAAATAAATTTGAATGTGGGATGTCCGTCAGACAGAGTTTCTGGAAATATGATGGGAGCCTGTCTTATGGCGTATCCAGAAAAAGTGGCACAAATTTTGGAGGCAATGAATTCGGCTACTTCAAAACCTATTTCGGTAAAGCACAGAATCGGGATAGACGGCACAAAAATATTGCCTGATGACCTTTCAAAAAAAGTGCTTGATACATATGAAGATATGAAAAATTTTGTAGAAATTATAAAAAAAGTTGGAGTTAAAAAGTTTATAATTCATGCGAGAATAGCCGTATTAGCTGGTCTTGATACAAAACAAAATAGAGAAATTCCACCCTTGAGATATGACGAAGTTTATAAAATAAAAAAAGAAATGCCAGATTTGTATGTAGAAATTAATGGAGGAATTAAAACAGTTGAAGAAATTGACAAACACTTGGAACATGTTGATTCTGTAATGATTGGACGGAAAATCTATGATGATCCAATGATTTTGACAAAATTTGGGAAGTATTATGGGAAAGATATCAAAATTACAAGAGAAGAAATTATAGAAAAAATGATAAAATATGTGGAAAAGATGGAACTAGAAGGAACAAGACCACATTTATTTTTAATGCACACTCATGGCTTATTTTTTGGACAGCGAGGAAGCAAGTTTTGGAAAAGAGCTATTAATGATCCAAAGGCAGATTCTTTTATGTTAAAAAATTTTTTAAAAGAGTTAAGAAATAAAATAAAAATTTAA